In [Leptolyngbya] sp. PCC 7376, a genomic segment contains:
- a CDS encoding peptidase domain-containing ABC transporter, producing the protein MKLNYQEFLSQTAPFNHLPAATLEALSNKVTAFRYRMGQPIMQRGKLLHQVSIIYQGQVRVLGYEPRTQAPTTLKLMSPGGVIGWVNAVRGVACETAIASTEAICLNITSQEFLQLLQESPELKEEFYDRCSITETFDLLGYYFSQKAKVNGNLKDIVHAAMAEAQVCNLPPGYYAENSAEQKILRKSDKLWFVSGGGSLMSCPPRTQLDFEQTENLEVKGIQPARLIGFPETAWTHIIEQQKSEPTEPPLPIDVIPDPFADTPPPNGNGNVTVMDAPDDKEEEEEIPYAPVEIVGLTPEQSAEERRTRRYPLIKAKGEDGVAIACFQMLAQYFEMRFKGDVIRRVVGDQIQRYGGLSLPICGAISELMGLNAQLIKIPIQTVTRLTVPVMVKWRDSLAIIYEVGDREIIVAAPDIGLVKRTPQDFIEGWGDEQGQVEVLLLKKGKYTPEERFGLNWFIPSIKKYKWVLIEVLIASFLFQMLALANPLIIQQIIDKVISQQSADTLQVYGSLLLIFAIAEGILGFVRTSLFVDTTNRIDMTLGSEIIDHLFRLPLQYFERRPVGEISTRVGELEKIRSFLTGTALTVVLDAVFSVVYIFVMLWYSPLLTAVSLAVIPVFIVTTLIFSPIIRKQLRTKAEKNAKSQSYLVEVMTGVQTVKAQNIELRSRWKWQEKYASYVSAGFNTVVTSTASSSISNFLNKLSGLLVLWVGTSLVLKGPEDGITLGQLIAFRIIAGYVTSPILRLTQLWQNFQDTAISLERLADIVDHPQEGEEDRDNIPMPLVKGEVIYENISFRFKKHGPLNLNNVSLIFPAGTFVAIVGQSGAGKSTLTKLLSRLYEPEAGRILVDGYDVNKVELYSLRRQVGVVPQETLLFEGTVQDNIALTNPEAEPEEIEYAAKVADAHDFIMESLPNGYNTQVGERGSSLSGGQKQRIAIARSVLQRPQILVLDEATSALDYLTERKVCNNLKDAFDDTTVFFITHRLDTIKDADTIILMHEGSLGEQGTHDELMAMRGRYYSLYQQQTRGGGS; encoded by the coding sequence ATGAAGCTCAATTACCAAGAATTTCTGAGTCAGACGGCTCCTTTTAATCATTTACCAGCCGCCACACTAGAGGCACTCAGCAATAAGGTAACGGCGTTCCGCTATCGCATGGGACAGCCCATCATGCAGCGCGGAAAATTGCTCCATCAAGTCTCGATTATTTATCAAGGGCAAGTGCGCGTTCTCGGTTATGAACCCCGCACCCAAGCACCAACCACTTTGAAACTGATGAGTCCGGGTGGGGTGATCGGTTGGGTTAATGCGGTGCGGGGTGTTGCTTGCGAAACGGCGATCGCCTCTACCGAAGCCATTTGTCTAAATATCACTAGCCAAGAATTTTTGCAGTTGCTGCAAGAGTCTCCAGAACTTAAAGAAGAATTCTATGACCGCTGCTCGATCACCGAAACATTTGATTTGCTCGGCTATTACTTTTCCCAAAAAGCCAAGGTAAACGGCAATCTCAAAGATATTGTCCATGCCGCAATGGCAGAGGCTCAGGTCTGCAATTTGCCGCCGGGTTATTACGCCGAAAATAGCGCTGAGCAAAAAATCCTCCGTAAATCTGACAAGCTTTGGTTTGTAAGTGGTGGCGGGAGTCTGATGTCCTGCCCGCCCCGAACTCAGCTCGATTTTGAGCAAACAGAAAATTTAGAAGTGAAGGGCATTCAACCCGCACGATTGATTGGTTTTCCAGAAACGGCCTGGACGCACATTATTGAACAACAAAAATCTGAACCAACAGAGCCACCTTTACCGATTGATGTCATTCCCGACCCGTTTGCTGATACACCACCACCAAATGGCAACGGTAATGTCACAGTGATGGATGCTCCCGACGACAAAGAAGAGGAAGAAGAAATCCCTTATGCTCCTGTGGAAATTGTGGGGTTAACGCCAGAGCAATCCGCAGAAGAACGACGCACAAGACGTTATCCACTCATTAAAGCTAAAGGGGAAGATGGGGTGGCGATCGCCTGTTTTCAGATGTTGGCGCAATATTTTGAGATGCGGTTTAAAGGTGATGTGATCCGGCGGGTGGTCGGAGATCAAATCCAACGATATGGGGGATTGTCATTACCGATTTGCGGCGCAATTTCCGAGTTGATGGGACTGAATGCCCAACTCATTAAAATTCCGATTCAGACAGTGACACGCTTGACTGTGCCCGTGATGGTGAAATGGCGGGACAGTTTGGCGATTATTTATGAAGTGGGCGATCGCGAAATCATTGTGGCGGCTCCTGATATCGGTCTCGTCAAACGTACACCCCAAGACTTTATCGAAGGCTGGGGCGATGAACAGGGTCAAGTGGAAGTGCTCCTCCTGAAAAAAGGGAAATACACCCCCGAAGAACGATTTGGCCTGAACTGGTTTATCCCGTCGATCAAAAAATATAAATGGGTGTTGATTGAAGTATTAATTGCTTCTTTCCTCTTCCAGATGTTGGCCCTCGCGAACCCGTTGATCATTCAGCAGATTATCGATAAAGTCATTTCCCAACAAAGCGCTGACACCCTACAGGTTTATGGATCGCTGCTTCTGATTTTTGCGATCGCCGAAGGAATTTTAGGGTTTGTGCGAACAAGTTTATTTGTGGACACCACGAACCGTATCGATATGACCCTCGGCTCGGAAATTATCGATCATCTGTTCCGACTGCCACTGCAATACTTTGAGAGACGGCCTGTCGGTGAAATTTCGACAAGGGTAGGTGAACTCGAAAAAATTCGCTCATTTTTAACCGGTACAGCCCTTACCGTTGTGCTTGATGCCGTTTTCTCAGTGGTCTATATCTTTGTAATGCTCTGGTATAGCCCACTTCTGACGGCGGTATCTCTCGCGGTGATCCCCGTCTTTATTGTCACTACCCTGATTTTCTCCCCAATTATCCGTAAACAGCTCCGCACTAAAGCCGAGAAAAATGCCAAGAGCCAGTCCTATCTCGTCGAAGTAATGACGGGTGTCCAAACCGTTAAAGCACAAAATATTGAACTGCGATCACGCTGGAAATGGCAAGAGAAATATGCGAGTTACGTATCCGCTGGTTTTAATACCGTGGTCACCTCTACCGCCTCCAGCTCCATCAGTAATTTCTTGAATAAACTGTCGGGTTTGTTGGTGCTATGGGTCGGAACATCCTTGGTTCTAAAAGGCCCCGAAGATGGCATTACCCTCGGACAACTGATCGCCTTCCGAATTATTGCGGGTTATGTGACCTCGCCAATTTTGCGTCTGACTCAGCTCTGGCAAAACTTCCAAGACACGGCTATTTCCCTTGAGCGTTTGGCTGATATCGTTGACCATCCCCAAGAAGGTGAAGAAGACCGCGACAATATCCCAATGCCTTTAGTTAAGGGTGAGGTGATTTATGAAAATATCAGCTTCCGATTTAAAAAGCATGGCCCCCTAAATCTCAATAATGTCAGTCTGATATTTCCGGCAGGAACCTTTGTGGCGATCGTCGGACAGAGTGGTGCAGGTAAAAGTACCCTGACGAAATTATTATCGAGACTCTACGAACCTGAAGCCGGCCGTATCCTAGTCGATGGATACGACGTAAATAAGGTCGAACTCTATTCGTTGCGTCGTCAGGTGGGTGTTGTCCCTCAGGAAACGCTCTTATTTGAAGGAACAGTTCAGGACAATATTGCCCTCACCAATCCAGAGGCAGAGCCTGAAGAAATCGAATACGCAGCGAAAGTTGCCGATGCCCACGACTTCATTATGGAATCTTTGCCCAATGGCTATAACACCCAAGTGGGAGAACGAGGTTCATCTTTATCCGGGGGACAAAAACAGCGGATTGCGATCGCCCGTTCAGTATTGCAGCGACCCCAGATTTTAGTCTTGGACGAAGCAACCAGTGCCTTGGATTACCTCACTGAACGCAAAGTTTGTAATAACCTTAAAGACGCCTTTGACGACACGACAGTCTTTTTTATTACCCACCGTCTTGACACGATTAAAGATGCCGATACGATCATCTTGATGCATGAAGGCTCCCTTGGTGAGCAGGGAACCCATGACGAGCTAATGGCCATGCGCGGTCGATATTACAGCCTTTACCAGCAGCAGACGCGGGGTGGCGGATCGTAA
- a CDS encoding peptidylprolyl isomerase encodes MVLQVQIGEQKLEQEQLLSLLAQYQLLPRLAQEMIIDQAIASTPEMDCSQEEVQGAVNALMQQRQIKSEEELKTWLKKNGLTIEQLPAIASRPLLLEKFKQLRWGDNLESYFVERKSKLDRVIYSLIRTDDPGVAQELYFRILDDPSVMPEIARQYSKGAEAQTGGLVGPVEMSVPHPAMIQVLSSSKPGELKPPMKIGEWFVILRLEKLAPAKLDDATKKRLVNEQFEQWLNQQVQEQILIEHLE; translated from the coding sequence ATGGTGCTTCAAGTCCAGATTGGTGAGCAGAAACTAGAGCAGGAGCAACTGCTGTCACTCTTGGCGCAATATCAACTTCTCCCTCGTTTAGCGCAGGAAATGATCATCGATCAGGCGATCGCCAGCACACCGGAGATGGACTGTAGCCAAGAAGAAGTCCAAGGCGCGGTTAATGCATTGATGCAGCAACGCCAAATTAAATCTGAAGAAGAACTGAAAACTTGGCTCAAAAAAAATGGCCTCACAATTGAACAATTACCGGCGATCGCCTCACGCCCACTTCTTCTCGAAAAATTCAAACAATTACGCTGGGGGGATAACTTAGAATCGTATTTTGTCGAACGAAAAAGTAAACTCGATCGCGTTATTTATTCCCTAATTCGTACCGATGATCCCGGTGTTGCCCAAGAACTTTATTTCCGCATTCTTGATGACCCCAGCGTAATGCCAGAGATTGCACGCCAATATTCTAAAGGCGCAGAGGCACAAACCGGTGGACTTGTTGGCCCTGTGGAAATGAGCGTTCCTCACCCAGCGATGATTCAGGTTCTTTCATCCTCTAAACCCGGAGAACTCAAGCCCCCTATGAAAATTGGCGAATGGTTTGTGATTTTACGCCTCGAAAAACTCGCACCCGCCAAATTAGATGATGCAACAAAAAAACGATTAGTAAATGAGCAATTTGAACAATGGCTAAATCAGCAAGTACAAGAACAAATACTCATCGAACATTTAGAATAA
- a CDS encoding ISAs1 family transposase → MITVKGNQKKLYQVLIDYCLEHEPLAKTESKDIDHGRQEKRWVEVWSLPTFFTTQWCDVQSVVRVTRWGCRQNKDYDNQMFYITSLSPQGQKLSRVIRQHWQIENNLHWVKDVIFQEDQAQQTRGNAPQNFAIFRSWVISLLRLHGYHSMTEAMAMISHKLPLLLSFCTS, encoded by the coding sequence GTGATTACAGTCAAAGGTAATCAGAAAAAGTTGTATCAAGTTCTTATTGACTATTGTCTGGAGCATGAACCACTCGCCAAAACTGAATCAAAGGATATTGATCATGGTCGTCAGGAGAAACGGTGGGTGGAAGTTTGGTCTCTACCGACATTTTTCACAACGCAATGGTGTGATGTCCAGTCTGTTGTGCGAGTAACTCGTTGGGGTTGCAGACAAAACAAAGACTATGACAATCAAATGTTCTACATCACATCACTATCACCCCAGGGGCAGAAGTTAAGCCGGGTGATTCGTCAACATTGGCAAATTGAGAACAACTTGCATTGGGTCAAGGATGTCATCTTCCAAGAAGACCAAGCACAACAGACACGAGGTAATGCTCCGCAGAATTTTGCTATCTTCCGTAGCTGGGTGATTTCGCTATTGCGATTACATGGTTATCACTCCATGACGGAAGCCATGGCGATGATTTCTCATAAACTACCTCTCTTACTGTCTTTTTGTACTTCTTAG
- a CDS encoding transposase family protein, with the protein MGESLLEALNRIEDPREASGRRYSLPLILLIIIMAGMRDEWGYRGIGRFIERHRRELIKTLQIPQARVPSYSTVRRVMMELDFE; encoded by the coding sequence ATGGGCGAAAGTTTGCTGGAGGCATTGAATCGTATTGAAGACCCAAGAGAAGCATCAGGACGAAGATACTCACTGCCTCTAATCTTGTTAATTATCATCATGGCAGGTATGAGAGACGAGTGGGGATATCGAGGTATTGGACGCTTTATCGAACGACATCGTCGTGAACTGATTAAGACGCTGCAGATTCCTCAAGCCCGTGTGCCCTCCTATTCAACTGTTCGGCGAGTAATGATGGAGTTAGATTTTGAGTAG
- a CDS encoding WD40 repeat domain-containing protein gives MELSREIQCLQGYGGMVWSVAFSPDGERIAAGDDALSIRLWRGGSWQEALAVCCNRLRHHHVFNPPQGELAREACEVCRKYVWSSQVPPFSRQGCFILKKK, from the coding sequence GTGGAGCTAAGCCGTGAGATCCAATGCTTGCAGGGCTATGGGGGTATGGTATGGTCAGTGGCATTTAGCCCGGATGGAGAGCGCATCGCTGCCGGAGACGATGCGCTCTCCATCCGGCTGTGGCGGGGAGGCAGTTGGCAAGAGGCTCTGGCGGTATGTTGCAATCGGTTGCGTCACCACCATGTTTTTAATCCGCCGCAGGGTGAGCTGGCGCGGGAGGCTTGTGAAGTTTGCCGGAAGTATGTGTGGTCTTCTCAAGTTCCCCCTTTCTCAAGGCAGGGCTGTTTCATTCTAAAGAAGAAGTAA
- a CDS encoding IS1 family transposase (programmed frameshift) — protein MTIHCPQCNAQDIIKSGFAKNRQRFKCKQCNYQFTSFSKERGKPLWMKLEAVLMYMSGMSMNATAKILGVSAQSVLNWVRDSGEANYEKPTPESAVVVELDELWHFIQEKKNKLWVWKAYDRNTGRLIDWELGSRDSRTLGHLLERLSQWQITVYCTDNWKPYQQLLENHPDAFHVISKKETIAIERNNSDNRHWFARFHRRTKVVSKSKHMVDLSMALFAKFRVNGSIELLRNWRLTLLS, from the exons ATGACAATTCACTGTCCCCAATGTAATGCTCAAGACATCATCAAAAGTGGATTCGCTAAAAATCGTCAACGATTTAAGTGTAAGCAGTGCAATTATCAATTTACAAGCTTTTCTAAAGAGCGGGGCAAGCCTCTCTGGATGAAATTAGAAGCTGTATTGATGTATATGAGTGGTATGTCAATGAATGCGACAGCCAAGATTCTCGGTGTATCAGCTCAATCAGTGCTCAATTGGGTAAGAGATTCCGGTGAAGCCAATTATGAAAAGCCCACTCCTGAGTCTGCTGTCGTGGTGGAGCTAGATGAGCTATGGCATTTTATCCAAGAGA AAAAAAACAAACTTTGGGTCTGGAAAGCATATGACCGTAATACTGGGCGACTCATTGACTGGGAATTGGGAAGTCGTGATAGTCGAACTTTAGGTCATTTACTAGAGCGGTTATCACAATGGCAAATCACTGTCTATTGCACCGATAATTGGAAACCCTATCAACAGCTATTAGAGAATCACCCAGATGCTTTTCATGTCATTAGCAAGAAAGAGACAATAGCAATTGAGAGAAACAACTCAGACAATCGCCATTGGTTTGCTCGGTTTCATCGCAGGACGAAGGTCGTCTCTAAATCAAAACACATGGTGGACTTGAGCATGGCACTGTTTGCGAAATTTAGAGTGAATGGAAGTATTGAGCTACTGCGCAATTGGCGTTTAACATTACTCTCTTGA
- a CDS encoding transposase, whose translation MVFEGYANSALVCQWVEDCLVPELIPGQIIILDNASVHPKERIQTLVAKAGCEVIFLPPYSPHLNKIEKFWGRLKKEVSKLIKKTEDLFDAIRIAFCSMS comes from the coding sequence ATGGTATTTGAGGGCTATGCCAACAGCGCCTTAGTTTGCCAATGGGTAGAGGATTGCTTAGTGCCAGAGTTGATTCCGGGTCAAATTATTATTCTGGATAATGCCAGTGTTCATCCAAAGGAAAGAATACAAACATTGGTGGCGAAGGCAGGATGTGAAGTGATATTTTTGCCACCCTACTCACCACACCTGAACAAGATAGAGAAGTTTTGGGGGAGGTTAAAGAAGGAGGTAAGTAAGCTCATCAAGAAGACTGAGGATTTGTTCGATGCCATCAGAATAGCCTTCTGTTCTATGTCCTAA
- a CDS encoding IS630 transposase-related protein produces MPAPHSLDLRLKAVAAFDKGERKSDICRFFGISRNTLDLWLKRREKIGSVAPKTDYRRGPQPKINDLDAFRAFAEEYGHLTQKEMAEKWPESISDASRREALRKIEFTRKKRPIDIKREIKN; encoded by the coding sequence ATGCCTGCTCCCCATAGTCTTGATTTACGCCTAAAAGCTGTTGCCGCCTTCGATAAAGGTGAACGAAAAAGTGATATCTGTCGCTTCTTTGGTATTAGCCGAAATACGCTAGACCTGTGGCTGAAACGACGAGAGAAAATCGGTTCAGTCGCTCCGAAGACAGATTACCGTCGAGGCCCTCAACCGAAGATTAATGATCTAGATGCTTTTCGTGCTTTTGCAGAGGAATATGGGCATCTAACCCAGAAGGAAATGGCGGAGAAATGGCCAGAGTCTATTAGTGATGCATCCAGACGTGAAGCTCTACGGAAAATTGAATTTACTCGAAAAAAAAGACCTATCGATATCAAGAGAGAGATAAAGAATTAG
- a CDS encoding helix-turn-helix transcriptional regulator, with protein MARQKFDASGLTQEKLAEEIDIQSRDTISKFFNQKSISRTNFVVICKVLQISLEEVMQTESSVATGKAGQAKSKQKKIQTVAEDICPYVWLEAFTQDTAQFFKGRDVFV; from the coding sequence ATCGCTCGACAGAAATTTGATGCTAGTGGTTTAACTCAGGAGAAATTGGCTGAAGAAATCGATATCCAAAGTCGGGACACGATCTCCAAGTTTTTTAATCAGAAAAGTATCAGCCGTACAAATTTTGTCGTGATTTGTAAGGTTCTTCAGATTTCACTGGAAGAGGTGATGCAGACTGAAAGCTCTGTCGCTACAGGAAAAGCAGGTCAGGCGAAATCTAAGCAAAAGAAGATTCAAACAGTAGCCGAAGATATATGTCCTTACGTCTGGCTAGAGGCTTTTACTCAGGATACGGCGCAATTTTTTAAAGGGCGTGATGTTTTTGTATAG
- a CDS encoding Rieske 2Fe-2S domain-containing protein, translated as MTSFNFLQQWYPVALLEDLDPSAPKAITILGKPLVIWKPRAQQKYSVFLDKCPHRLAPLSEGRIDEKSDRLMCSYHGWEFDEAGSCQRIPQLGQPEILEKRRDNFCVVSFPVQTEQDLLWVWLDETTPDLAAEMPLPLSPNISETKGFVWSTYARDVDYDWTTLVENIVDPSHVPFAHHGLQGKREMAKPLTFEIISSEMTCIEGKVTSGFKTNITFKPPCLVEYEIPFPSGKQVGLVTYCVPTSPGKARLIAFFVRNFAKQLGRLIPRWWEHRQTRNAVIDSDMIILQRQEYFNHQSSESWKDAYKMPAEADRFVIEFRRWFDQHCEGKLPWESLGIKPQPLPIETDRPVVLDRYRQHTQHCSSCKGALKNTKLAKRILVTMAIASVAATAILPDAKRLKVGAGLLGFGGICGAIAAMLHYKLESEFYFIDYRHPEHK; from the coding sequence ATGACCTCATTCAATTTTTTACAGCAATGGTATCCAGTCGCTTTGCTAGAAGATTTAGACCCTTCGGCACCAAAAGCGATTACTATTCTTGGTAAACCACTGGTCATTTGGAAGCCTCGTGCTCAGCAAAAATATTCTGTTTTTCTGGATAAATGTCCCCATCGTCTTGCCCCTCTCAGTGAAGGTCGCATCGATGAAAAGAGCGATCGCCTAATGTGTAGCTATCACGGCTGGGAGTTTGATGAAGCGGGTAGTTGCCAACGAATTCCTCAGTTAGGTCAGCCCGAAATTCTAGAAAAACGTCGCGACAATTTTTGTGTTGTCTCATTCCCGGTGCAAACTGAGCAGGATTTACTCTGGGTTTGGTTAGACGAAACGACACCGGATTTGGCCGCCGAAATGCCGCTACCTTTATCGCCCAATATTAGTGAAACAAAGGGATTTGTGTGGTCGACTTACGCCCGAGACGTGGATTATGACTGGACAACTCTCGTCGAAAATATTGTTGATCCGAGCCATGTCCCCTTTGCGCACCATGGTTTACAAGGGAAACGTGAGATGGCAAAGCCTCTAACTTTTGAGATTATCAGTTCTGAAATGACCTGCATTGAGGGTAAGGTCACCAGCGGTTTTAAGACCAATATCACCTTCAAACCACCTTGTTTGGTCGAGTATGAAATTCCATTTCCGTCGGGGAAACAGGTTGGTCTTGTCACCTATTGCGTGCCGACTTCTCCCGGCAAAGCTCGCTTAATTGCCTTTTTTGTGAGGAATTTCGCGAAACAATTGGGTCGTCTTATTCCGCGTTGGTGGGAGCATCGTCAGACCCGAAATGCGGTGATAGATAGTGACATGATTATTTTGCAGCGCCAAGAATATTTTAATCATCAGTCTTCAGAAAGTTGGAAAGATGCCTACAAAATGCCTGCCGAAGCAGATCGATTCGTGATCGAATTTCGGCGTTGGTTTGATCAACATTGCGAAGGTAAATTGCCTTGGGAAAGTTTGGGCATTAAACCACAACCTCTACCCATTGAAACTGATCGCCCCGTAGTTCTAGATCGATATCGACAGCATACTCAACATTGCAGTAGCTGTAAGGGCGCACTAAAAAATACGAAATTGGCGAAACGTATTCTGGTAACTATGGCGATCGCCTCTGTTGCTGCAACAGCGATATTGCCAGATGCTAAGCGTCTCAAAGTAGGTGCTGGTCTATTGGGTTTTGGTGGGATTTGTGGGGCGATCGCCGCTATGTTGCATTACAAATTAGAATCGGAATTTTATTTTATTGATTATCGTCACCCAGAGCATAAATAG
- a CDS encoding DUF6208 family protein, whose protein sequence is MGIKTWLEIPFALLSFGFYKVNKFVIGNLYTLYLGRNTEQSKTWRIISENLLKKPLSLSVLMTKAPRWNTHAIIGTLGPIPVESELTINLDTIRSSTESWVGCIYDFPSYRTVTNFEALTDNPEQSELKIKLPKGKYTVGLRYYHAKENIVYPTVTTDADIQVPTLKIESDSNDFYKTLAGKTNWYFSALHYYIFTIFQLRDLLPESFVKYEFLPVGATDTQFFFGALKPDETLQINIAESRRSPYSYYLTFYNRASFPLSWQKLEGETTISALGEEAYYLIRMRPNTLDAQKQMTVITGKEKQLAADKKQLSIQ, encoded by the coding sequence ATGGGAATTAAAACTTGGCTCGAAATTCCATTTGCGCTGCTTTCTTTTGGCTTTTATAAGGTCAACAAATTTGTCATCGGTAATCTCTATACCCTCTACCTCGGTCGTAATACAGAGCAAAGCAAAACTTGGCGAATCATTTCCGAAAACCTCCTGAAGAAACCGCTCAGTTTGTCGGTTCTAATGACGAAAGCACCTCGCTGGAATACCCATGCGATTATCGGTACTTTAGGGCCAATTCCGGTGGAGTCAGAACTCACAATTAACCTTGATACGATTCGTAGCTCGACTGAATCTTGGGTTGGTTGTATTTACGATTTTCCGTCTTACCGAACCGTCACAAACTTTGAAGCTTTAACGGATAATCCAGAGCAATCTGAACTGAAAATCAAGTTACCAAAAGGCAAATACACGGTTGGTTTACGCTATTACCATGCAAAAGAAAATATCGTTTATCCAACAGTAACTACTGACGCAGACATTCAAGTGCCAACGCTCAAAATAGAGTCTGATAGCAATGATTTTTATAAGACTTTAGCGGGTAAAACAAACTGGTATTTTTCCGCGCTGCATTACTATATCTTCACAATTTTTCAGTTACGGGATCTACTACCGGAAAGCTTCGTGAAATATGAGTTTTTGCCCGTTGGTGCGACAGATACTCAATTTTTCTTTGGTGCTTTAAAGCCTGATGAAACGCTACAAATCAATATCGCTGAATCGCGGCGATCGCCCTACAGCTATTACTTGACCTTTTACAATCGAGCGAGTTTTCCGTTGAGCTGGCAAAAGTTAGAAGGTGAAACAACAATTTCTGCATTGGGCGAAGAAGCTTATTATCTAATTCGGATGCGCCCCAATACTCTCGATGCCCAGAAACAGATGACGGTGATTACTGGAAAAGAAAAACAATTAGCAGCAGATAAAAAGCAACTCTCCATTCAATAA
- a CDS encoding M15 family metallopeptidase, whose amino-acid sequence MKKPYQSVPLVPSEEPLAPIPKDLFSIIEPHPYLKLGADYDGRSPYFLRELVLRRLIAAQICLQEERPELTLQIFDAYRPIAVQQFMVDYTFAELKGDRLLNESEEKEVWEQVYKFWAAPSDNPATPPPHSTGAAVDLTLATTESSGSLNMGGDIDEIGDRSYPDFYSEKTDAESQQYHQNRCLLRQVMTKAGFVQHPNEWWHFSYGDQMWAWQKKEAIAHYGRI is encoded by the coding sequence ATGAAAAAACCTTACCAATCGGTTCCTCTCGTTCCATCTGAAGAGCCTCTCGCACCCATTCCCAAGGATTTATTCTCGATTATTGAGCCACATCCCTATCTGAAATTAGGCGCAGACTATGATGGGCGATCGCCATATTTTTTGCGGGAGTTGGTTTTAAGACGGCTAATCGCAGCGCAGATTTGCTTGCAGGAAGAACGACCTGAACTGACGCTTCAAATCTTTGATGCTTACCGACCGATTGCGGTGCAGCAATTTATGGTGGATTACACGTTTGCGGAACTGAAGGGCGATCGCCTCCTAAATGAATCTGAGGAAAAAGAGGTTTGGGAACAGGTTTATAAATTTTGGGCTGCTCCCAGCGATAATCCCGCAACGCCACCACCCCACAGTACTGGTGCAGCAGTAGACCTAACCCTTGCAACGACCGAATCTAGTGGCTCCTTAAATATGGGTGGCGATATCGATGAAATTGGCGATCGCTCCTATCCAGATTTTTATTCGGAGAAAACAGATGCCGAATCCCAGCAATATCACCAAAATCGTTGCCTCTTGCGACAGGTGATGACGAAAGCTGGCTTTGTGCAGCACCCGAATGAATGGTGGCATTTCTCCTACGGCGATCAGATGTGGGCCTGGCAAAAGAAAGAGGCGATCGCCCACTACGGTAGAATCTAG
- a CDS encoding TrkA family potassium uptake protein, whose product MNLPNWNFLFQGLRRGENRQFAVIGLGRFGRAVCGKLHELGYEVMGTDINEKLVATVMTDKLVSKAVQLDSTEVTALRQAGIFEFDTVIVAIGNYLQESIVTTLNVKEGGVENVIAKASSSVHGKLLKRVGADRIVYPEYEAGAALAMTLTRPSILDRFAIDDKHCIVEIRIPEEFHGKTLAELSLRSNYGVNVLAVGNDDCFEINPSPEKRLDKELMMMVIGTNEAIHRLPFCK is encoded by the coding sequence GTGAATCTGCCTAATTGGAATTTCCTATTTCAGGGTTTGCGACGGGGCGAAAATCGCCAATTTGCCGTTATTGGTCTTGGGCGTTTCGGGCGAGCAGTTTGTGGGAAGTTGCACGAACTGGGTTACGAAGTGATGGGGACTGACATCAACGAAAAACTTGTTGCCACAGTGATGACTGACAAACTTGTCTCTAAAGCAGTTCAGCTCGATTCCACTGAAGTGACAGCTTTGCGTCAAGCGGGAATTTTTGAGTTTGATACCGTTATTGTGGCGATCGGTAATTATCTCCAAGAAAGCATCGTCACGACTCTCAATGTTAAAGAAGGCGGTGTGGAAAATGTGATTGCGAAGGCATCCTCTAGTGTGCATGGCAAATTATTAAAACGGGTCGGTGCAGACCGCATTGTTTATCCGGAGTATGAAGCCGGGGCAGCCTTGGCAATGACCTTGACGCGACCCTCGATCCTCGATCGTTTTGCCATTGATGATAAACACTGCATTGTGGAAATTCGGATTCCTGAAGAGTTCCACGGTAAAACCCTTGCGGAGTTGTCTCTCCGGTCAAATTATGGTGTCAATGTTTTAGCGGTGGGTAATGACGATTGTTTTGAAATTAATCCCTCACCCGAAAAACGTCTTGATAAAGAATTAATGATGATGGTGATCGGTACCAACGAAGCGATCCATCGTTTGCCATTTTGTAAGTAA